A stretch of the Ornithodoros turicata isolate Travis chromosome 4, ASM3712646v1, whole genome shotgun sequence genome encodes the following:
- the LOC135391837 gene encoding alpha-scruin-like, translated as MFGKTGGNKKAAGSEDLTHKPAPPTKSAEKNAPLDHRSSAGKFQNSDSAVIALIGGVDLQNPQDFSSGSSALLFQPTQNKWTSFQDMPEPRNYHAAVFYNGYIYVTGGYNPIQVASNEIISQKSVFRYSVQSKSWDRVADMRHARACHGMAVVNDKIMVVGGKDDSGEILQSVEVYNPASDSWLPYRNLPLPLMGSGVAFLDGLLYVAGGITTKKQVFTGTVPSEVLSHVYATDPDERIWMRRPSLPEPRAYSSALTIHHEIWLMGGLKPSPRDLTAYTNIGDVISYDSLRSRWQLRFRLPKPRHGVAVACTDDRIYVLGGMTCIDGTSLDDVDVFHRQRIVFLDCECLPKRVTGACAITMPYYGSGKLTEEAPKNVPPKKQPQKDIKSGGSSSVRLDRGDQSRRRDSASSYLDGDKDRSLDEVEVPASVRRRRKPLSPIDSRGEMDVPDGTSTEGWPPHRLPLEPDTFLGVNELKSRTPIAHPSLPRFYHYVAVAPTNDPHHGISPRVDSNYKHTKEVLGLRDTTGLPAFAKYLRRVKRIRDETLPVILTFGGVDPRDPLNYAIGRVVLHYHILKNRWDLCGMMPEPRSYHAVVLLNDVVYVTGGFDPETRKCGEVVASKATFAYNLEDMEWSRKADMGSARAAHSMVTCLGKLFVFGGRGRLGRALQSCEEYDPTSDAWKDGGTLPEPRTATGCCVLNDKIWLIGGMATETGELYRAVDRVDIYDPKGHSWSAGPTLRKPRAFPSVAVIGSTIWLLGGCYDNSEPGLPLVSLRDVDSLEDDCWVHKGCTVHSRHAAAVAVADTNIYVVGGTSSVLNGPLKRPEVYLQLDDSYGFPAEYPEAMTGIAAVSVPPKTTTFRSSSLTCMIKDELAE; from the exons ATGTTTGGGAAAACAGGCGGCAACAAAAAGGCAGCTGGGAGCGAAGACCTCACTCACAAGCCGGCCCCGCCAACCAAATCGGCTGAAAA AAATGCGCCCTTGGATCACCGGTCTTCGGCGGGAAAATTCCAGAATTCGGATTCCGCAGTTATTGCTCTCATTGGAGGCGTCGACTTGCAGAACCCGCAAGATTTCAGCAGTG GCAGTTCAGCCTTGCTTTTTCAACCAACACAAAATAAATGGACCAGCTTCCAAGACATGCCAGAGCCCAGGAACTACCATGCAGCCGTCTTCTACAACGGTTACATATATGTTACTG GGGGATACAACCCCATTCAAGTTGCCAGCAACGAGATCATCTCTCAAAAGAGCGTCTTCCGCTACTCTGTGCAGAGCAAAAGTTGGGACAGGGTGGCTGACATGCGACACGCTCGGGCTTGCCATGGCATGGCCGTAGTTAACGACAAAATTATGGTTGTGGGCGGCAAGGACGACAGTGGAGA GATTCTTCAGTCTGTAGAAGTGTACAACCCAGCGTCAGACAGTTGGCTTCCATATCGGAATCTTCCGCTACCTCTGATGGGCAGTGGGGTGGCATTTCTGGATGGGCTACTGTATGTTGCGGGTGGTATTACCACCAAGAAACAGGTGTTCACTGGCACTGTGCCTTCCGAAGTTCTCAGCCACGTCTATGCGACAGACCCCGATGAGCGCAT ATGGATGCGACGACCCAGCCTCCCCGAACCTCGTGCATACTCGTCAGCCCTGACGATCCACCATGAGATATGGCTCATGGGTGGACTGAAACCATCACCCCGAGACCTGACAGCGTACACGAATATCGGTGACGTGATATCTTACGATTCTCTGCGAAGTCGATGGCAGCTGCGTTTCAGGCTTCCGAAACCTCGGCACGGTGTCGCCGTAGCCTGCACGGACGATCGCATCTACGTCCTGGGCGGAATGACGTGCATAGACGGGACGTCGCTGGATGACGTGGACGTCTTCCATCGACAGCGTATTGTGTTTCTCGACTGCGAGTGCCTGCCCAAGCGTGTGACAG GTGCATGTGCAATAACCATGCCATACTACGGATCTGGAAAGCTGACAGAGGAG GCTCCAAAAAACGTTCCTCCTAAGAAACAG CCTCAGAAAGACATAAAATCTGGAGGATCGTCTTCGGTGCGTTTGGATCGTGGAGACCAGTCGAGAAGGCGTGACTCGGCTTCTTCATATCTG GATGGAGACAAGGACAGGTCACTGGATGAGGTTGAGGTTCCAGCGAGTGTGCGAAGGAGACGCAAGCCGCTGTCTCCTATCGATTCAAGGGGTGAAATGGACGTTCCAGATGGTACCAGCACGGAG GGTTGGCCTCCACACCGCCTTCCCCTCGAACCCGACACGTTCCTCGGCGTGAACGAACTGAAGTCCCGCACCCCAATCGCCCACCCCAGCCTTCCACGCTTCTACCATTACGTTGCCGTGGCACCTACCAACGATCCTCACCATGGCATATCACCACGTGTGGACAGCAACTATAAGCACACCAA GGAGGTGTTGGGTCTGAGAGACACCACAGGGTTGCCAGCATTCGCAAAATATCTTCGGAGGGTGAAGAGGATCAGGGACGAAACTCTGCCAGTCATCCTTACTTTTGGCGGCGTGGATCCCAGAGACCCCCTCAATTACGCCATAG GACGAGTGGTCCTGCACTACCACATCCTGAAGAACCGCTGGGACCTGTGTGGAATGATGCCCGAGCCACGCAGCTATCACGCGGTGGTGCTTCTGAACGACGTGGTTTACGTCACAG GTGGCTTCGACCCGGAGACACGTAAGTGCGGTGAGGTGGTGGCGTCCAAGGCAACGTTTGCCTACAACCTGGAAGACATGGAATGGAGCCGCAAGGCAGACATGGGCTCTGCCAGGGCTGCTCACAGCATGGTCACCTGCTTGGGCAAATTGTTTGTCTTCGGGGGACGTGGCAGGCTTGGAAG GGCCTTGCAGTCATGCGAAGAGTACGACCCAACATCTGACGCGTGGAAGGATGGGGGTACTCTGCCCGAGCCTCGTACTGCTACGGGTTGCTGCGTTCTCAACGACAAAATCTGGCTCATCGGGGGAATGGCTACAGAGACTGGTGAACTGTACCGTGCCGTCGACAGGGTGGATATATACGACCCCAAGGGACATTC GTGGTCTGCAGGCCCCACATTGCGGAAGCCGCGTGCATTCCCATCGGTCGCGGTGATCGGGTCCACGATATGGCTCTTGGGTGGTTGCTACGACAATTCTGAACCAGGCCTGCCATTGGTTAGCCTGCGTGACGTCGATTCTTTGGAAGATGACTGCTGGGTCCACAAGGGATGCACGGTCCATTCCAGGCACGCTGCTGCCGTTGCTGTTGCCG ACACCAATATCTACGTGGTGGGCGGCACCAGCAGCGTGCTAAACGGTCCGCTGAAGCGACCAGAGGTGTACCTACAGCTGGATGACAGCTACGGCTTTCCGGCCGAATACCCCGAGGCAATGACTGGCATCGCAGCCGTGTCCGTCCCTCCAAAGACAACGACTttccgaagcagctctctcacGTGCATGATCAAGGACGAGCTTGCAGAGTGA
- the LOC135393421 gene encoding uncharacterized protein LOC135393421, whose product MVDMAPSLRSFLQDVQYRTLTYTDRIDLWPYIKYDQIVQYFINKPGYDEKMMEVCKSPEEYNFLHSGKVHSVTVAEIKKRIVLKGVISPSQLPDTVYNCWVATERDGTILDASCTCMAGLGEVCSHCAAVCFTVKTMHKNRERQHAPAEPPCQRLTPSLNQVQPRPARELDCRRPQRISSKRKSSTTEATSEAFSEERFKAFVAQLRIVQPDARYFTLIDVNKQPVREPSTPTQSRSESDISNSLPSSPTETPT is encoded by the exons ATGGTAGACATGGCGCCTAGTTTGAGAAG TTTTCTACAGGACGTGCAGTACAGAACTCTGACCTACACGGACCGCATAGACCTCTGGCCGTATATAAAATATGACCAGATTGTTCAGTATTTTATTAATAAGCCAGGCTATGACGAGAAGATGATGGAGGTGTGTAAATCACCTGAAGAGTACAACTTCCTTCACAGTG GTAAAGTGCACAGCGTAACAGTTGCTGAGATAAAGAAGAGAATAGTGCTCAAAGGCGTTATCAGTCCTTCACAACTCCCAGACACTGTCTACAACTGCTGGGTTGCCACAGAACGTGATGGGACAATTTTGGATGCCTCTTGCACATGCATGGCAGG GTTAGGTGAGGTGTGCAGCCATTGTGCTGCAGTGTGCTTCACTGTCAAGACGATGCACAAGAACAGAGAGCGGCAACACGCACCAGCGGAACCTCCGTGTCAGCGGCTGACACCAAGCCTGAATCAG GTCCAGCCTCGGCCTGCAAGGGAGTTGGACTGCAGGCGTCCACAACGGATATCATCAAAGAGGAAAAGTTCTACCACCGAAGCCACCAGTGAGGCATTCTCGGAAGAGAGATTCAAGGCCTTTGTGGCTCAGCTACGGATT GTGCAACCTGATGCAAGATACTTCACTCTCATTGATGTCAACAAACAGCCTGTGAGAGAGCCAAGCACGCCAACCCAGTCCCGCAGTGAGTCCGACATTTCAAACTCTCTGCCATCAAGCCCAACGGAAACACCCACCTAG
- the LOC135391838 gene encoding uncharacterized protein LOC135391838: MELFTGSAFTGVSLCLLVFVGLASSAEKPLNQGLQCDGCVAVLQELHKKLSDCQGRKKVIQHALKGLCQTENFVIYRHSPPKMVKACNFITESFGKELKDSLHTFYKKYRVNDNVKLQQEFCDETIKVCLPGQRDTDIRMATAHGGGITLEDANKKIAEQLSGHQEEPETVIESPELFHEKDEL; encoded by the exons ATGGAGTTGTTCACAGGTTCTGCATTTACTGGTGTCTCTTTGTGCTTGCTCGTGTTTGTGGGCTTAGCATCATCTGCAGAGAAACCTCTCAACCAAG GTTTGCAGTGTGATGGATGTGTGGCGGTTTTACAAG AGCTGCACAAAAAGTTGTCAGACTGCCAGGGAAGGAAGAAAGTAATCCAGCACGCACTGAAAGGGCTCTGCCAAACGGAAAACTTTGTCATCTACAGACACAGCCCACCAAAAATGGTGAAGGCCTGCAActtcatcactg AGAGCTTTGGAAAAGAACTGAAGGACAGCCTTCACACCTTCTACAAAAAATACCGCGTTAACGACAACGTCAAACTGCAGCAAGAGTTTTGTGATGAAACTATTAAAGTGTGCTTGCCTGGCCAGAGGGACACAGACATACGG ATGGCTACAGCACATGGCGGTGGGATTACCCTCGAGGACGCCAATAAAAAAATTGCGGAACAGCTTTCTGGTCATCAGGAAGAACCAGAAACTGTCATCGAGTCACCAGAATTATTTCATGAGAAGGATGAACTATGA